From one Streptomyces sp. CA-210063 genomic stretch:
- a CDS encoding aldehyde dehydrogenase yields the protein MAHKITVAGVSVDTRHWIGGRRVASAGTFTDVSPIDGRVLGEIARGGPGEVEAAVGAARDAFPSWAATPRAERARILHAIADGVEKRLEELAMVETNDNGALLRSHRRGVMPRVAHNFRFFADWLLTLEHEDFETRGHTNQVSWDPAGPSVLITPWNAPLMLATWKVAPALAAGNTVILKPAEWTPLTASLLADIAAEAGLPAGVLNVVQGYGSEIGDALTSHPDVRRISFTGSVPTAQRIAGSAAPNLTPLSLELGGKSPLLVFADADLDLAVDLAVEQYDNAGQVCLAATRFLVEESVAEEFTRRFVEKAATLVQGDPRDEATDIGPTIHPRQLEKIDGFVRRAVAAGARAVIGGHRKDGQYYAPTLLTDVAQDSEIVQEEVFGPVLTLQTFTDEDEAVRLANDTRFGLAATLATGDPERAARVTARLVAGTVWVNCFFVRDLRAPFGGTRQSGVGREGGTWSFDFYCDLKNTVTAPNGWNHHG from the coding sequence ATGGCTCACAAAATCACCGTCGCCGGAGTCTCCGTCGACACCCGGCACTGGATCGGCGGCCGGCGGGTCGCCTCCGCCGGGACGTTCACTGATGTGTCCCCCATCGATGGTCGTGTTCTCGGTGAGATCGCTCGCGGTGGGCCGGGGGAGGTCGAGGCCGCGGTCGGCGCTGCCCGGGACGCGTTCCCCTCCTGGGCCGCCACCCCCCGTGCCGAACGCGCCCGCATCCTGCACGCCATCGCCGACGGGGTCGAGAAGCGGCTCGAAGAGTTGGCGATGGTCGAGACGAACGACAATGGTGCTCTGCTGCGCTCGCACCGGCGGGGCGTGATGCCTCGGGTCGCGCACAACTTCCGGTTCTTCGCGGACTGGTTGCTGACGCTGGAGCACGAGGACTTCGAGACGCGCGGGCACACCAACCAGGTGAGTTGGGATCCGGCGGGGCCGTCCGTGCTGATCACGCCGTGGAACGCGCCGCTGATGCTGGCCACGTGGAAGGTCGCCCCGGCCCTCGCCGCAGGCAACACCGTGATTCTGAAGCCGGCCGAGTGGACGCCGCTCACCGCGTCGCTGCTGGCGGACATCGCCGCCGAGGCGGGGCTGCCCGCCGGGGTGCTCAATGTCGTGCAGGGGTACGGGTCGGAGATCGGTGACGCGCTCACCTCGCATCCGGACGTGCGGCGGATCAGCTTCACCGGGTCCGTGCCGACGGCCCAGCGGATCGCCGGGTCGGCGGCACCGAATCTCACCCCGCTCAGCCTCGAACTCGGCGGCAAGTCCCCGCTGTTGGTGTTCGCGGACGCCGATCTGGACCTCGCCGTGGACCTCGCCGTGGAGCAGTACGACAACGCGGGGCAGGTATGTCTGGCGGCGACGCGGTTCCTGGTCGAGGAGTCGGTCGCCGAGGAGTTCACCCGGCGGTTCGTGGAGAAGGCCGCCACGCTCGTCCAGGGCGATCCGCGCGACGAGGCCACCGACATCGGGCCCACCATCCATCCCCGGCAGCTGGAGAAGATCGACGGGTTCGTGCGGCGGGCGGTGGCGGCCGGGGCCCGTGCGGTCATCGGGGGGCATCGGAAGGACGGGCAGTACTACGCGCCGACGCTGCTCACCGATGTCGCCCAGGACTCCGAGATCGTGCAGGAGGAGGTCTTCGGGCCGGTCCTGACGCTCCAGACCTTCACCGACGAGGACGAGGCGGTCCGGCTCGCCAACGACACCCGCTTCGGGCTGGCCGCCACACTCGCCACCGGCGATCCCGAGCGCGCCGCAAGAGTCACCGCGCGGCTCGTCGCGGGCACCGTCTGGGTCAACTGCTTCTTCGTACGCGATCTGCGGGCGCCCTTCGGCGGCACCCGCCAGTCGGGGGTCGGCCGGGAGGGCGGCACCTGGAGCTTCGACTTCTACTGCGACCTCAAGAACACCGTGACCGCACCGAACGGATGGAACCACCATGGGTGA
- a CDS encoding 3,4-dihydroxyphenylacetate 2,3-dioxygenase, protein MGEIVGAGLLAHVPTIVLPEADRLELNEGKEITLVTGLQQLREDVFERDAANAYDTVVVLDSHWATTVEFVVTAQARRAGLFTSEELPRGMCRMPYDFPGDPELALNIEKFADKHGTWITAIEDEYLPIYYATINLWKFLGEGLPDKRWVTIGVCQTGDMEDHLRLGRALADGIAATPGRRVLLIASGALSHTFWPLRELRDHEASDPAHIFTPEARAADHERIGWFKEGRHDKVLDTMDEFWKYRPEAKFFHYLMLAGALGERSCVAKARQYGEYENSIGTGQVHLWFDRPAVGWTGDGIKAAPAAAPRTPPTRF, encoded by the coding sequence ATGGGTGAGATCGTCGGGGCGGGACTCCTCGCCCACGTCCCCACCATCGTCCTGCCGGAGGCCGACCGGCTCGAGCTCAACGAGGGCAAGGAGATCACCCTCGTCACCGGGCTCCAGCAGCTCCGCGAGGACGTCTTCGAGCGTGATGCCGCCAACGCATACGACACCGTGGTCGTCCTCGACTCGCACTGGGCGACGACGGTCGAGTTCGTCGTCACCGCGCAGGCGCGCCGCGCCGGTCTCTTCACCTCCGAGGAGCTGCCGCGCGGGATGTGCCGGATGCCGTACGACTTCCCCGGTGACCCCGAACTCGCCCTGAACATCGAGAAGTTCGCGGACAAGCACGGCACGTGGATCACCGCGATCGAGGACGAGTACCTGCCGATCTACTACGCCACGATCAACCTCTGGAAGTTCCTCGGCGAGGGTCTGCCCGACAAGCGGTGGGTGACCATCGGGGTCTGCCAGACCGGGGACATGGAGGACCATCTGCGGCTGGGGCGGGCGCTCGCCGACGGTATCGCCGCCACTCCGGGGCGACGGGTGCTGCTGATCGCCTCGGGCGCGCTGTCGCACACCTTCTGGCCGCTGCGCGAGCTGCGCGACCACGAGGCGAGCGACCCGGCGCACATCTTCACACCCGAGGCCCGCGCGGCCGACCACGAGCGGATCGGCTGGTTCAAGGAGGGCCGCCACGACAAGGTCCTCGACACGATGGACGAGTTCTGGAAGTACAGGCCGGAGGCCAAGTTCTTCCACTATCTGATGCTGGCGGGCGCGCTGGGCGAGCGGTCCTGTGTCGCCAAGGCCCGGCAGTACGGGGAGTACGAGAACTCCATCGGCACCGGACAGGTCCATCTCTGGTTCGACCGGCCGGCCGTCGGCTGGACCGGCGACGGTATCAAGGCGGCTCCGGCCGCCGCCCCGCGCACTCCCCCCACTCGCTTCTAG
- a CDS encoding fumarylacetoacetate hydrolase family protein, translated as MPEYRRILLDGAAVQVTVDGDELVAGDGRRVKTEEARHLPPVVPSKVIAVHLNHRSRVDEFRIELPETPTYFHKPTSSLNSHQGAIVRPEGCKWLNYEGEVAIVIGRTARNISPAEAGGYIAGYTIANDYGLHDFRDTDAGSMLRVKGSDTLCPLGPGLVTDWDFHGKRLRTYVNGEVVQDGSTDEMKWDMHYLVADIARTITLHPGDVLLSGTPANSRPVQPGDVVEVEVEGLGRLTNHIVTGPTPVRTDVGAQPTESEEVLSTALGGDWEFRGIRPPQR; from the coding sequence ATGCCCGAATACCGCCGCATCCTCCTGGACGGGGCCGCCGTCCAGGTCACCGTCGACGGCGACGAACTGGTCGCCGGGGACGGCCGCCGCGTCAAGACCGAGGAGGCGCGGCACCTTCCGCCGGTCGTGCCGTCGAAGGTGATCGCCGTCCACCTCAACCACCGCAGCCGCGTCGACGAGTTCCGGATCGAACTCCCCGAGACGCCCACCTACTTCCACAAGCCGACGTCGTCCCTCAACTCGCACCAGGGCGCCATCGTCCGCCCCGAGGGCTGCAAGTGGCTCAACTACGAGGGCGAGGTCGCCATCGTCATCGGGAGGACCGCGCGCAACATCTCCCCGGCCGAGGCGGGCGGGTACATCGCCGGCTACACCATCGCCAACGACTACGGTCTGCACGACTTCCGCGACACCGACGCCGGTTCGATGCTCCGGGTGAAGGGCTCGGACACCCTGTGCCCGCTCGGGCCGGGACTCGTCACGGACTGGGACTTCCACGGCAAGCGGCTGCGGACGTACGTCAACGGCGAGGTCGTCCAGGACGGTTCGACGGACGAGATGAAGTGGGACATGCACTATCTCGTCGCCGACATCGCCCGCACCATCACCCTCCACCCCGGTGACGTCCTGCTGTCCGGCACCCCGGCCAACTCCCGGCCCGTACAGCCCGGTGACGTCGTCGAGGTGGAGGTGGAGGGCCTCGGCCGGCTCACCAACCACATCGTCACCGGCCCCACGCCCGTACGGACCGATGTGGGCGCGCAGCCCACGGAGTCCGAGGAAGTGCTGTCCACGGCCCTCGGCGGCGACTGGGAGTTCCGCGGCATCCGCCCGCCCCAGCGGTGA
- a CDS encoding TetR/AcrR family transcriptional regulator, producing MTDSADASESRKPRRRLHYGEGREALLNAAVRVVARGGLRKLTYRAVAEEAGVTHGLVVHHFGSRDALIEEALAHTIRTSLSTSSLEPGTGRVADFSTGVSDMVTADPDTQAFQYELLLESRRRPELLPQIRELYDEYFDAAQRELGRMLPAGADKALTRLVFAALDGLVLHQLVLGEPEVTDAALAELRSLLRLLDADGDTADEARE from the coding sequence ATGACCGACTCCGCCGACGCCTCCGAGAGCCGCAAGCCACGTAGGCGTCTGCACTACGGCGAGGGGCGTGAGGCCCTGCTGAACGCCGCCGTGCGTGTGGTGGCGCGGGGCGGACTGCGCAAGCTCACCTACCGGGCCGTCGCGGAGGAGGCGGGGGTCACCCACGGTCTGGTCGTGCACCACTTCGGGTCGCGTGACGCCCTGATCGAGGAGGCCCTCGCCCACACGATCCGCACCTCGCTGAGCACGAGTTCCCTCGAACCGGGCACCGGCAGGGTCGCGGACTTCTCCACCGGGGTGTCCGACATGGTCACGGCGGATCCGGACACCCAGGCGTTCCAGTACGAGCTGCTGCTGGAGTCCCGCCGTCGGCCGGAGCTGCTGCCGCAGATCCGTGAGCTGTACGACGAGTACTTCGACGCGGCCCAGCGCGAGCTGGGCCGTATGCTGCCGGCCGGTGCGGACAAGGCGCTGACCCGGCTGGTCTTCGCCGCGCTCGACGGTCTGGTGCTGCATCAGCTCGTCCTCGGCGAGCCCGAGGTCACCGACGCGGCCCTGGCGGAGCTGCGCTCCCTGCTGAGGCTGCTCGACGCCGACGGCGACACCGCCGACGAGGCCCGTGAATAG
- a CDS encoding APC family permease, protein MDSQTAVAPHSTQDPSPAGRLKPDSLGVLGILFFVLSAQAPLTGIAGAVPIAVVIGNGAGAPAAYLAAGVVVLLFSIGFVAMGRHVVDAGAFYTYIGRGLGRSTGSGSAGVALFAYCAIQAAMYGLYGATVSGLVEHYAGVQIAWWVWALVTMVVVQVLGAAGIEMGAKVLAVFVLAEFSILIVFALVTFVQGGGPEGLGFADSFSPDAALQGAPGVALMFAVASMFGFEATAIYGEEAREPRKTVPRATYLSVLVVTCFFAFTSWMLVSAHGASRATAEAGKALESGDASSWVFAPIAARFGAWTGDVLPILLATSLFAGILAFHNSANRYLFSLGREGLLPHGLTTLNRRHSPWAAGIVQTVIAAALVMPFALLGKDPVLTLFSWFSGVAVLGIMLLYFLTSVSVVVFFRRSRADTRPWNTLIAPILGALGIAGAIWLIIANFTTLIGGDESTAMWLQLTVPVVLILGLVVARLTRRGQTVTG, encoded by the coding sequence GTGGACAGTCAGACGGCGGTCGCCCCGCACAGCACACAAGACCCATCCCCCGCAGGCAGGCTCAAGCCCGATTCCCTCGGCGTCCTGGGCATCCTCTTCTTCGTCCTTTCCGCCCAGGCACCGCTGACCGGCATCGCCGGAGCCGTCCCCATCGCCGTCGTCATCGGCAACGGGGCCGGAGCGCCCGCCGCGTATCTCGCGGCCGGCGTCGTGGTCCTGCTGTTCTCCATCGGCTTCGTCGCCATGGGCCGGCACGTCGTGGACGCCGGCGCCTTCTACACGTACATCGGCAGGGGGCTGGGCCGCTCGACCGGCTCCGGCAGCGCCGGCGTCGCGCTCTTCGCCTACTGCGCGATCCAGGCCGCGATGTACGGGCTGTACGGCGCGACGGTGAGCGGCCTGGTGGAACACTACGCCGGCGTACAGATCGCGTGGTGGGTCTGGGCGCTGGTCACCATGGTGGTCGTCCAGGTCCTCGGCGCCGCCGGGATCGAGATGGGCGCCAAGGTGCTCGCCGTGTTCGTCCTGGCGGAGTTCAGCATCCTGATCGTCTTCGCCCTCGTGACCTTCGTCCAGGGCGGCGGCCCCGAGGGGCTCGGCTTCGCCGACAGCTTCTCGCCGGACGCGGCGCTCCAGGGCGCACCCGGTGTGGCGCTGATGTTCGCCGTGGCGTCGATGTTCGGCTTCGAGGCGACCGCCATCTACGGCGAGGAGGCCCGGGAGCCGAGAAAGACGGTCCCGCGCGCCACCTATCTGTCGGTCCTGGTGGTCACCTGCTTCTTCGCCTTCACCTCGTGGATGCTGGTCTCCGCGCACGGTGCGTCCCGGGCCACCGCGGAGGCGGGCAAGGCGCTGGAGAGCGGCGATGCCTCGTCCTGGGTCTTCGCCCCCATCGCGGCGCGGTTCGGCGCGTGGACCGGCGATGTGCTGCCGATCCTGCTGGCCACCTCGCTGTTCGCCGGCATCCTCGCCTTCCACAACTCCGCGAACCGCTATCTGTTCTCCCTGGGCCGCGAAGGTCTGCTGCCCCACGGACTGACCACGCTCAACCGGCGCCACTCCCCCTGGGCGGCCGGCATCGTCCAGACGGTGATCGCGGCGGCCCTGGTCATGCCGTTCGCGCTCCTCGGCAAGGACCCGGTGCTGACACTCTTCTCCTGGTTCAGCGGAGTCGCCGTACTGGGGATCATGCTCCTGTACTTCCTGACCTCCGTCTCCGTGGTCGTCTTCTTCCGCCGCTCCCGTGCCGACACCCGGCCCTGGAACACGCTGATCGCACCGATCCTGGGCGCGCTCGGCATCGCCGGGGCGATCTGGCTGATCATCGCGAACTTCACCACGCTCATCGGCGGCGACGAGAGCACCGCGATGTGGCTCCAGCTGACCGTCCCGGTGGTGCTGATCCTGGGCCTCGTCGTGGCCCGGCTGACCCGGCGCGGGCAGACCGTCACGGGCTGA
- a CDS encoding aldehyde dehydrogenase: MPALAHDALLRRAKELDLPDQHHIDGTDEPGGGASFAVVSPRDGRTLVEVADARAAEVDLAVAAARRAFDSGPWPRLAPADRGRTLLRVAELLEEQREKLALTITLEMGKPFTEAHDIELRAAINTFRWYGQLADKLTDESPHTAPDALALITREPAGVVGAVVPWNFPLTLASWKVAPALAAGCTVVLKPSENAPLSALLLGRIATEAGLPPGVLNVVTGDGPVAGRAIGLHPDVDVLAFTGSTAVGRHFLRYAADSNLKRVWLELGGKSPNIILPDAPDLEKAAATAAWGIFFNQGEMCTAPSRLLVHSSVAERVTEAIVARAGELRVGDPLDPATDMGALVGESHLERVLDHIGTGLDEGARLRAGGGRTLADTGGSYLRPTVFDGVDPGMRLAREEIFGPVLSVLTFDDLDEAVRLANATEYGLAAGLWTSDLSTAHKVSRALRAGTVWVNCYEEGDLTVPFGGMKQSGNGRDKSVHAIEKYTELKTTWIQL, translated from the coding sequence ATGCCCGCCCTCGCCCACGACGCCCTGCTCCGTCGCGCCAAGGAACTGGACCTGCCCGACCAGCACCACATCGACGGGACGGACGAGCCGGGCGGGGGCGCCTCCTTCGCCGTCGTGTCGCCCCGAGACGGTCGGACACTCGTCGAGGTCGCCGACGCCCGCGCCGCCGAGGTCGACCTCGCCGTGGCAGCCGCCCGCCGCGCCTTCGACTCCGGGCCCTGGCCCCGCCTCGCACCCGCCGACCGCGGCCGGACCCTGCTCCGCGTCGCCGAACTCCTCGAAGAGCAGCGGGAGAAGCTCGCCCTGACCATCACCCTGGAGATGGGCAAGCCGTTCACGGAAGCGCACGACATCGAACTGCGCGCCGCGATCAACACCTTCCGCTGGTACGGGCAGTTGGCCGACAAACTCACCGACGAGTCGCCGCACACCGCGCCGGACGCCCTGGCTCTGATCACCCGGGAGCCGGCGGGTGTCGTGGGCGCCGTGGTCCCCTGGAACTTCCCCCTGACGCTGGCGAGTTGGAAGGTCGCCCCGGCGCTGGCCGCGGGCTGCACGGTCGTACTCAAACCGTCGGAGAACGCACCGCTGTCCGCCCTGCTCCTGGGCCGGATCGCCACCGAGGCCGGTCTGCCGCCGGGCGTGCTCAACGTCGTCACCGGTGACGGGCCGGTGGCCGGGCGGGCGATCGGACTGCACCCCGATGTGGACGTCCTGGCCTTCACCGGCTCCACGGCGGTCGGCCGACACTTCCTGCGCTACGCGGCCGACTCCAACCTCAAGCGCGTCTGGCTGGAGTTGGGCGGCAAGTCGCCGAACATCATCCTCCCCGACGCCCCCGACCTGGAGAAGGCCGCCGCCACCGCCGCCTGGGGCATCTTCTTCAACCAGGGCGAGATGTGCACCGCCCCCTCCCGGCTCCTGGTGCACTCCTCCGTCGCCGAACGCGTCACCGAGGCCATCGTGGCCCGGGCCGGGGAGCTGCGGGTCGGCGACCCGCTCGACCCGGCCACCGACATGGGCGCGCTGGTGGGCGAGAGCCATCTGGAGCGCGTCCTCGACCACATCGGCACCGGACTCGACGAGGGCGCGCGGCTGCGGGCCGGCGGCGGTCGCACCCTGGCCGACACGGGCGGCAGCTATCTGCGGCCGACCGTCTTCGACGGAGTGGACCCCGGCATGCGGCTGGCCCGCGAGGAGATCTTCGGCCCCGTCCTGTCCGTCCTCACCTTCGACGACCTGGACGAGGCGGTACGGCTCGCCAACGCCACCGAGTACGGCCTCGCCGCCGGCCTGTGGACCTCCGACCTGTCCACCGCGCACAAGGTCTCGCGTGCGCTCAGGGCCGGGACGGTGTGGGTGAACTGCTACGAGGAAGGGGACCTGACCGTGCCCTTCGGCGGCATGAAGCAGTCGGGCAACGGCCGCGACAAGTCCGTACACGCCATCGAGAAGTACACCGAGCTCAAGACCACGTGGATCCAGCTGTGA
- a CDS encoding gamma-glutamyl-gamma-aminobutyrate hydrolase family protein: MTTPPRPLIAVPARFSATTSALRYAAEVNARALIEAVWRAGGEPATVHPAPGDVTSRLARFDGVLLPGGGDLAPHRYGARGVHASVYDVDDVQDSFDLEVARSALDLGLPLLAVCRGLQVVDVALGGTLEQDMGGPEREHRHLVHPVAIRRGTLLEQATGAQKVEASCYHHQRVDRLGAGLEVTARAADGTTEGLELPGAAGWFTAVQWHPEDTAHEDPAQQGLFDALVRAAADRR, translated from the coding sequence GTGACCACGCCCCCGCGACCGCTGATCGCCGTTCCGGCCCGCTTCTCCGCCACGACCTCGGCGCTGCGGTACGCCGCCGAGGTCAACGCCCGCGCCCTGATCGAGGCGGTGTGGCGAGCCGGCGGCGAACCGGCGACCGTTCACCCCGCTCCCGGAGACGTCACGTCCCGCCTCGCCCGGTTCGACGGCGTCCTCCTCCCGGGCGGCGGCGACCTCGCCCCCCACCGCTACGGAGCGCGAGGTGTCCACGCCAGCGTCTACGACGTCGACGACGTCCAGGACTCCTTCGACCTCGAAGTCGCCCGCAGCGCCCTGGACCTGGGCCTGCCCCTGCTGGCGGTCTGCCGCGGCCTCCAGGTCGTCGACGTCGCCCTCGGCGGCACCCTGGAACAGGACATGGGCGGCCCGGAACGGGAACACCGGCACCTCGTGCACCCGGTGGCGATCCGGCGCGGCACCCTGCTGGAGCAGGCCACCGGCGCGCAGAAGGTGGAGGCGTCCTGCTACCACCACCAGCGGGTGGACCGCCTCGGCGCGGGCCTGGAGGTCACCGCTCGCGCCGCCGACGGCACCACGGAAGGACTCGAACTCCCCGGAGCGGCCGGGTGGTTCACCGCCGTCCAGTGGCATCCCGAGGACACCGCCCACGAGGACCCCGCGCAACAGGGCCTCTTCGACGCCCTCGTACGAGCCGCCGCGGACCGGCGCTGA